The Pelagicoccus sp. SDUM812003 genomic sequence TCAGTCTCGAGGCGGCTTGGAATCGCCTCGAAGCGGCCCGGGCCGTTGCTCGGCGATCTCAGGCGGATCTCTATCCGCGTTTGGATGCGGTGGCGTCGGCTAGTCGGAATCGTCCAGAGGATAGGACTTCGGGCGATCGCTTCAGCGCCGGTTTGGCGGCGGACTACGAGGTGGATCTTTGGGGACGGGTGCGGGCAAGCGCCCGAGCGTCGGATTTCGAGGCCGCGGCCACGCGGGAGGACTATCGAGCGGCAGCCCTGACCTTGTCTGCGGAGATTACGCGAAACTGGTTCGCCTGGATCACCGCCCAAGCTCAGCATGATTTGCTGGAAGATCAGCTCACCGCCAACGAACAAGTGTTGCAGCTGATCGAAAACCGCTTCAGCAGCGGCCAACTGCGCAGCGTCGATGTGTTGCGTCAGCGGCAGCTCGTGGAAGCGACTCGTGAACAGGTCTACGTTTCCGAGGCCCGTATTCAGGTTTTGGAGCACCTGCTGCAAACCTTGCTCGGTCGAGCCCCGCAAGAAGATTTTTCCTATGCTGAAGGGATGTTGCCGAACTTGCCGCCGTTGCCGGAAACCGGTTTGCCTAGCGATCTACTGCAGCGGCGGCCTGATCTGCGTGGCGCAGCGTTCGCTTTGGAGGCGGCCAGCGCGGATGCCGCTCGAGCGGCGAGAGATCGTCTGCCGCGGCTGAGCTTGGGCGGAGAGCTGCTCAGCGAGGGGGATGAGATTGAGAATGTGTTTGACGACTGGATACGTCGCATCGCGGCGGACGTGATCGCTCCCGTGTTTGCTGGTGGAGCGTTGTCGGCGGAAGCTGAGCGTACGCGAGCGGTGACGGAGCAGCGCTTGGCGGAGTACGGGCAGGCGGCGTTGGATGCGTTTCGCGAAGTGGAGGACGCTCTCGCTCGAGAGCGAGGGCAAGAGAAGCGTCTGCAGAGCTTGCAGGAGCAGGAACGCTTGGCGGATCGATCCTACGAGCAGCTGCGCGTGGAGTATTTCAATGGCGTGGGGAACTACATCGACGTGCTAACGGCCCAGACGGATTTGCAGCAGCTGCGACGGGATCTGTTGGAGGGCCGATTTCAACTCTACGAATACCGCATCGCATTGTATCGAGCGCTGGCAGGGGGATTTGAGACCCCACGTG encodes the following:
- a CDS encoding efflux transporter outer membrane subunit is translated as MGHGKEKGVGDRLSGCFFAAALCIWLAGCASVDTGSLDDAVTKAAPFSRSGEVSLEERWWQAFEDEQLDRLVETGLSENISLEAAWNRLEAARAVARRSQADLYPRLDAVASASRNRPEDRTSGDRFSAGLAADYEVDLWGRVRASARASDFEAAATREDYRAAALTLSAEITRNWFAWITAQAQHDLLEDQLTANEQVLQLIENRFSSGQLRSVDVLRQRQLVEATREQVYVSEARIQVLEHLLQTLLGRAPQEDFSYAEGMLPNLPPLPETGLPSDLLQRRPDLRGAAFALEAASADAARAARDRLPRLSLGGELLSEGDEIENVFDDWIRRIAADVIAPVFAGGALSAEAERTRAVTEQRLAEYGQAALDAFREVEDALARERGQEKRLQSLQEQERLADRSYEQLRVEYFNGVGNYIDVLTAQTDLQQLRRDLLEGRFQLYEYRIALYRALAGGFETPREEEDES